The following proteins come from a genomic window of Paramicrobacterium humi:
- a CDS encoding aldo/keto reductase: MSASVPTLTLRTGFTIPQIGLGVYKVPAEQTADVVLTALEAGYRHVDTATLYRNEKAVGEGIRRSGVPREELFVTTKVWDDDHGYDSTLAAFDRSLDLLGLDYLDLYLIHWPVPSRDRYVETWHALERLAADGRVRSIGVSNFHAHHLERLSAESESVPAVNQIETHPWLPQHEDRAYGETHGIVTEAWSPLARGRVLGDETLGRLAAKHGVSAAQIVIRWHLQLGNVVIPKSVTPARIRENLDVFGFELDFEDLAAIAELETGERTGSDPDDH, encoded by the coding sequence GCAGATCGGGCTCGGCGTGTACAAGGTGCCGGCCGAGCAGACCGCCGACGTCGTGCTCACGGCGCTCGAGGCGGGCTATCGGCACGTGGACACGGCGACGCTGTACCGCAACGAGAAGGCGGTGGGCGAGGGCATTCGCCGCAGCGGCGTGCCGCGCGAGGAGCTGTTCGTCACGACAAAGGTGTGGGACGACGACCACGGCTACGACAGCACGCTCGCGGCGTTCGACCGCAGCCTCGATCTGCTCGGTCTCGATTACCTCGACCTGTACCTGATCCACTGGCCCGTGCCGAGCCGTGACCGCTACGTCGAGACCTGGCACGCGCTCGAGCGGCTCGCCGCCGACGGCCGCGTGCGCTCGATCGGCGTCTCGAACTTCCACGCCCACCACCTCGAGCGGCTCTCCGCCGAGAGCGAGAGCGTTCCCGCGGTCAACCAGATCGAGACGCATCCGTGGCTGCCTCAGCATGAGGACCGCGCGTACGGGGAGACGCACGGCATCGTCACCGAGGCGTGGTCGCCGCTCGCGCGCGGCCGCGTGCTCGGTGATGAGACCCTCGGTCGGCTCGCCGCCAAGCACGGCGTGAGCGCCGCCCAGATCGTCATCCGCTGGCACCTTCAGCTCGGCAACGTCGTGATCCCCAAGTCGGTCACGCCCGCACGCATCCGCGAGAACCTCGACGTCTTCGGCTTCGAGCTCGATTTCGAAGATCTCGCGGCGATCGCCGAGCTCGAGACGGGGGAGCGCACGGGATCAGATCCCGACGACCACTGA
- a CDS encoding siderophore-interacting protein — translation MQNETDAATLTPVRPAFCNFDLTVGRVRRLSPHFTRITFTGDELDHFGTEGLDQRIKIVLPLAATGFDTFPSGPDWYGAWRQLPDEQRNPFRTYSIRAIRCDQRELDVDFVSHGDGGPASAWAATARAGDRAVVVGPDARAGESRVGISWNPGAARHLLIAGDETAVPAVSAILAQLPSDAVGRVFLEVPSAADMLEVRAPEGVHVHWLPRAVPDADYGMRLVDAVRGWVREHVREVSATRIELGDIDIDAEILWDVPDPASAPGPEDMYAWIAGEAGAVKTLRRFLVSETGLDRRAVAFMGYWRLGKSEV, via the coding sequence GTGCAGAATGAGACGGATGCCGCGACCCTGACGCCCGTGCGTCCCGCGTTCTGCAACTTCGACCTCACCGTCGGCCGCGTCCGCCGGCTCAGCCCGCACTTCACGCGCATCACGTTCACGGGCGACGAGCTCGATCACTTCGGCACAGAGGGGCTCGATCAGCGGATCAAGATCGTGCTCCCGCTGGCCGCGACGGGGTTCGACACGTTCCCGTCCGGGCCGGACTGGTATGGCGCGTGGCGGCAGCTGCCCGACGAGCAGCGCAACCCCTTCCGCACGTACTCGATCCGCGCGATTCGCTGCGACCAGCGTGAGCTCGACGTCGACTTCGTCTCCCACGGCGACGGCGGTCCCGCCTCTGCCTGGGCGGCGACGGCGCGCGCCGGTGATCGGGCGGTCGTCGTTGGCCCCGACGCGCGAGCGGGGGAGTCGCGTGTCGGCATCTCCTGGAACCCCGGAGCCGCGCGGCACCTGCTGATCGCCGGTGACGAGACGGCGGTGCCTGCGGTCAGCGCGATCCTCGCGCAGCTCCCGAGCGACGCCGTCGGCCGGGTCTTCCTCGAGGTGCCGAGTGCGGCGGACATGCTCGAGGTCCGCGCACCCGAGGGCGTTCACGTGCACTGGCTGCCGCGTGCCGTCCCGGACGCCGACTACGGGATGCGCCTCGTCGACGCCGTGCGCGGCTGGGTGCGCGAGCACGTTCGTGAGGTCTCTGCCACCCGGATCGAACTCGGCGACATCGACATCGACGCCGAGATCCTCTGGGACGTCCCCGATCCGGCATCGGCGCCGGGACCCGAGGACATGTACGCCTGGATCGCGGGCGAGGCCGGCGCCGTGAAGACGCTTCGCCGGTTCCTCGTCTCCGAGACCGGCCTCGACCGTCGCGCCGTCGCCTTCATGGGCTATTGGCGCCTCGGCAAATCAGAGGTCTGA
- a CDS encoding iron-siderophore ABC transporter substrate-binding protein: MPSPRRILAGTLALAAAVALSGCSAPAASDVPAESASSAFPVTIRSSLGDATVAAQPERVLTLGQGTADTVVALGITPVAVEADAWGGDADGYQPWVREAIEERGDALPALIAGGTEIDMDAVVAADPDLILAPQSGLTQDQFDVLSKLAPTVAYPGQAWSTPWDEQIEIIGTALGKPEEADALISGITDTLGDVAEAHPEWRDTSFAYVYTSSPGVLGVFQPSEPRAAILELMGLRTAAFVTEQPVDEGTASSTLSLENADLLDDTDLVFSWFENAENQAQIEAQPLYAQIPAVQRGSDVVIYDHQFVTAASLITPLTVPWVIDDYVELIEKAVERL, from the coding sequence GTGCCCTCTCCGCGCCGAATTCTCGCCGGCACGCTCGCGCTCGCCGCGGCCGTCGCCCTCAGCGGCTGCTCCGCCCCTGCGGCATCCGATGTGCCCGCCGAATCGGCGTCATCGGCCTTTCCCGTCACGATCCGGAGCAGCCTCGGTGACGCGACTGTCGCCGCGCAGCCCGAGCGCGTGCTGACGCTCGGCCAGGGCACGGCGGACACCGTCGTCGCGCTCGGCATCACGCCCGTCGCCGTCGAGGCCGACGCGTGGGGCGGCGACGCCGACGGGTATCAGCCGTGGGTGCGGGAAGCCATCGAGGAGCGCGGCGACGCACTGCCCGCGCTCATTGCGGGCGGCACCGAGATCGACATGGACGCGGTCGTCGCCGCCGATCCGGATCTGATCCTCGCGCCGCAGTCAGGGCTCACGCAAGACCAGTTCGACGTGCTCTCGAAGCTCGCCCCGACCGTCGCGTATCCCGGGCAGGCGTGGAGCACGCCGTGGGACGAGCAGATCGAGATCATCGGCACGGCGCTCGGCAAGCCGGAGGAGGCGGACGCGCTCATCAGCGGCATCACCGACACGCTCGGCGACGTCGCAGAGGCGCACCCCGAGTGGCGCGACACGAGCTTCGCGTACGTCTACACGTCGAGCCCCGGCGTGCTCGGCGTCTTCCAGCCGAGCGAGCCGCGAGCCGCGATCCTCGAGCTCATGGGGCTGCGCACAGCCGCGTTCGTCACCGAGCAGCCGGTGGACGAGGGCACGGCCTCGAGCACCCTGAGCCTCGAGAACGCCGACCTTCTTGACGACACCGACCTCGTGTTCAGCTGGTTCGAGAACGCCGAGAACCAGGCGCAGATCGAAGCACAGCCGCTGTACGCGCAGATCCCGGCGGTGCAGCGCGGCTCCGACGTCGTCATCTACGACCACCAGTTCGTGACGGCGGCGAGCCTCATCACGCCGCTCACGGTTCCGTGGGTGATCGACGACTACGTCGAGCTGATTGAGAAGGCAGTGGAGAGACTCTGA
- a CDS encoding iron-siderophore ABC transporter substrate-binding protein, whose translation MKRTMAALAALAATALMLSGCSAASDAPESTPTSDGAFPVTIKSALGTATIPEAPKRVVSIGWSTPDIAVSLGVTPVAIEADTWAGDKDGLLPWLRDAIEKSGDPLPQTFSVYPEIDMDAIVKANPDLILAPQSGLTQDQYDVLSKLAPTVAYPKAAWQTSWTEQIQIVGKALGKPDKAQGLIDGINGQLADAAAEHPEFEGLSFAYVYTGKPGALDVYMPGDPRVDVLTELGFTEAPAVADLKPSAGTFTSTIGMENADLLDDVDVLFTWYNSEEEKDAVAAQELWKQIPAVKRGSVVEFISDRQLGMATSAITPLSVPWALNKYLPLIEEGVSHVDD comes from the coding sequence ATGAAACGAACAATGGCGGCGCTCGCCGCGCTCGCGGCAACGGCGCTCATGCTGAGCGGCTGCTCAGCGGCATCCGACGCCCCCGAGAGCACGCCCACGTCGGACGGGGCGTTCCCCGTCACGATCAAGAGCGCGCTGGGAACCGCGACGATCCCCGAGGCACCCAAGCGTGTCGTGTCGATCGGCTGGAGCACCCCCGACATCGCCGTCTCGCTCGGCGTCACTCCCGTCGCGATCGAGGCCGACACGTGGGCCGGCGACAAGGACGGCCTGCTGCCGTGGCTGCGCGACGCGATCGAGAAGAGCGGCGACCCGCTGCCGCAGACGTTCAGCGTGTACCCCGAGATCGACATGGACGCGATCGTGAAGGCGAACCCCGACCTGATCCTCGCGCCCCAGTCCGGCCTCACGCAGGACCAGTACGACGTGCTCTCGAAGCTCGCGCCGACGGTCGCCTACCCGAAGGCGGCGTGGCAGACGAGCTGGACCGAGCAGATCCAGATCGTCGGGAAGGCCCTCGGAAAGCCCGACAAGGCGCAAGGTCTCATCGACGGCATCAACGGCCAGCTCGCGGACGCCGCGGCGGAGCATCCCGAGTTCGAGGGACTCTCGTTCGCGTACGTCTACACGGGCAAGCCCGGTGCCCTCGACGTGTACATGCCCGGCGACCCGCGCGTCGACGTTCTCACGGAGCTCGGCTTCACCGAGGCGCCCGCCGTCGCCGACCTGAAGCCGAGCGCGGGGACGTTCACGTCGACGATCGGCATGGAGAACGCGGACCTGCTCGACGACGTCGACGTGCTGTTCACGTGGTACAACTCCGAGGAGGAGAAGGACGCCGTTGCCGCGCAGGAGCTCTGGAAGCAGATTCCCGCGGTGAAGCGCGGCTCCGTTGTCGAGTTCATCTCCGACCGCCAGCTCGGCATGGCGACGAGCGCGATCACGCCGCTGAGCGTGCCGTGGGCGCTCAACAAGTACCTCCCGCTGATCGAGGAGGGCGTCTCGCACGTCGATGACTGA
- a CDS encoding FecCD family ABC transporter permease translates to MTDRGPTARGRFALGVAAAVVVLAVTVVLSLGVGSKELSLQQLLDSAAGNGSAYVDAVLGSRVPRTVLGLIVGAALGVAGGVMQGVTRNPLADPGLFGVNAGAAAAIVTAVGFAGAGAGAYVWLALLGAAVAVVAVYALGTSRGGGSATRIVLAGAVVTAVFSAYVQAITLSFPEVFDAYRFWVVGSLAGRSLEQAWLILPFVGVGLVLALALAPALNALALGDDIAASLGSSPAVTRVLAGVAVALLAGAATAGIGPILFVGLAVPHIARALSGPDHRLLLPLCLLLGPALLLASDVLGRVIARPDELMVGVMTAFVGAPALFVALRRLRGERR, encoded by the coding sequence ATGACTGATCGAGGGCCGACGGCACGCGGTCGCTTCGCCCTCGGCGTCGCGGCCGCCGTCGTCGTCCTCGCCGTGACCGTCGTGCTGAGCCTCGGCGTCGGCTCGAAGGAGCTCTCGCTCCAGCAGCTTCTCGACTCCGCCGCCGGGAACGGGAGCGCGTACGTCGACGCCGTGCTCGGCAGCCGCGTCCCGCGCACGGTGCTCGGGCTCATCGTGGGTGCGGCGCTCGGGGTCGCGGGAGGAGTCATGCAGGGCGTCACCCGCAACCCGCTCGCCGATCCGGGACTCTTCGGCGTCAACGCGGGCGCCGCGGCGGCCATCGTGACGGCCGTCGGCTTCGCCGGAGCGGGAGCGGGAGCCTACGTGTGGCTCGCGCTTCTCGGCGCCGCCGTCGCGGTCGTCGCCGTGTACGCGCTCGGCACGTCGCGCGGCGGCGGCTCGGCGACGCGCATCGTTCTCGCGGGCGCCGTCGTCACGGCCGTCTTCTCCGCCTATGTCCAGGCGATCACTTTGAGCTTCCCCGAGGTGTTCGACGCCTACCGGTTCTGGGTCGTCGGCTCTCTCGCCGGCCGGTCTCTCGAGCAGGCGTGGCTCATCCTGCCGTTCGTCGGCGTCGGGCTCGTTCTCGCCCTCGCACTCGCGCCCGCGCTCAACGCTCTCGCGCTCGGCGATGACATCGCCGCGTCCCTCGGCTCGAGCCCCGCCGTCACACGCGTTCTCGCGGGCGTCGCCGTCGCCCTCCTCGCGGGAGCGGCGACGGCCGGGATCGGCCCCATTCTCTTCGTCGGCCTCGCCGTGCCGCACATCGCTCGCGCGCTCTCGGGTCCCGACCACCGGCTGCTGCTGCCGCTGTGCCTCCTGCTCGGGCCCGCGCTCCTGCTCGCCTCGGACGTGCTCGGCCGCGTGATCGCTCGCCCGGACGAGCTCATGGTCGGCGTCATGACCGCGTTCGTCGGCGCGCCCGCGCTCTTCGTCGCCCTTCGGCGCCTGCGGGGTGAGAGACGGTGA